The nucleotide sequence TACATGATCTGAGAATGGTATTTGAATGACTTCGAAGATACTAACTCAAAATGAACCCTCTGAAGTGTGCTTTTGGAGTTGCTTCTGGAAAGTTCCTTGGCTTTATTGTTCATCATCATGggattgaaattgatcaagctaAGGTAGATGCTATTTTGAAGATGCCTGAGCCTAAAGATAATCACGAGCTGAAAAGTTTGCAAGGAAAGTTGGTGTATCTTAGAAGGTTCATTTCAAACCTAGCTGGGAGGTGTCAACCATTCGGTCGTcttatgaagaaagatattgcttTTGAATGGGACCTGGCCTACACCAATGATTTTAAGAGTATAAAGTCTTATCTAATAAAGCCTTCAGTGCTCGTAGCTCCCATACCTGGAAAGgcattgatattgtatattgcgGCACCAGAAAGATCAGTAGGGGCACTTCTAGCACAATAAAACCATGAAGGGAAATAAAATGTCCTTTATTACTAGAGTAGGATGGTGACACCAAATGAGATAAAGTATTTACCTATAGAGAAGTTGTGCTTAGCGCTTGTATTCTCAATTCAAAAAATGAAGCattactttcaagctcatgttgtaCGACTCGTCTCAAAAGTGAATCCTATCAAGTTTGTCATGTCCAAGCCTGTAGTAAGTGATAGACTAGCAAGGTGGTACCTACAATTCCAacaatttgaaattgtatatatCTCTCAAAAGGCAGTGAAAGGACAAGTGCTAGTATATTTCTTGGCCGACCATCCGATTCCACATGATTGGAATTTATCTGATGGACAACCCGATGAAGATGTTATGTTTGTAGAAATCCAATCTCcttggaagatgtactttgatagCGCTGCACATTGTGAGGGAGTTGGTGCTAGAGTAGTGTTTATCACTCCCAATGGGGAATTTTTTCCATATTCCTTCACTTTAACACGATGTTACTCTAATAATGTTGCTTAATATCAAGCGCTCATACTTGGACTCGAAATGGCTGTCGATATGAAATAATTACAATTCTAAGTCTTTGGAGATTCCAAGTTAGTGATCAAACAAATTTTGGGTAGTTATGAGGTCAAGAAGCCTGAGTTGCTTCCTTATTGCGATTACGCTCAGAAGTTGATAAGTTGGCTTGGAGAGGTTACCATTCAACATGTCCCTAGGACAAAAAACAAAAGGGTTGATGCATTGGCAACTTTAGCTTCTGCATTGGTATCTCTTGATCAAATGCAAGTCATcattttctaagtcaactttaGCTTCAACCAATAATTGATTACTTGTGTTATGGAATTTTACCAGAAAGCCCTCGAAAGAGAACAAAAATCCAATGACGAGCCCCTCATTTTCTTTACTATAAGGGTACACTCTATAGGCGATCATTCGATGGAGTACTCTTATGATGCTTCGGCACAGATGAGTCTGTTCAAGCTATGCAAGAAGCTTATTATGGAGTGTGTGGGGTGCATCAGTCCGGCCCTAAgcttcattttcattttcatataaaaAGGATGGGTTACTATTGGCAGAatatggtgaaagattg is from Capsicum annuum cultivar UCD-10X-F1 chromosome 5, UCD10Xv1.1, whole genome shotgun sequence and encodes:
- the LOC124898579 gene encoding uncharacterized mitochondrial protein AtMg00860-like gives rise to the protein MNPLKCAFGVASGKFLGFIVHHHGIEIDQAKVDAILKMPEPKDNHELKSLQGKLVYLRRFISNLAGRCQPFGRLMKKDIAFEWDLAYTNDFKSIKSYLIKPSVLVAPIPGKALILYIAAPERSVGALLAQ